A region from the Geotrypetes seraphini chromosome 10, aGeoSer1.1, whole genome shotgun sequence genome encodes:
- the LOC117368659 gene encoding LOW QUALITY PROTEIN: extracellular calcium-sensing receptor-like (The sequence of the model RefSeq protein was modified relative to this genomic sequence to represent the inferred CDS: inserted 1 base in 1 codon; deleted 1 base in 1 codon) gives MATLLGVYKFPQISYASSVATLSDKTRFPSFLRTMPSDDYQAFGLTRLVIRFGWTWVGIVTEDSEYGWHGTQILIKGLEEAGVCIEFLTALPTFLSKQKTDQIVKKIENSTARVIVIFATFRSLTPVMKGISRKNITGHTWIANDGWATYRKFSGEAFLRTCEGVLGFTGRTGYMQGFREHLSHLHPTKTPDDIFLRTFWETTFSCKWPTHSNQTGSDGANRGMIKFCAGNESLHELNISFLDMSSLITGYNTYNALYSIMYALRNLSLCQPGQGPFKNGSCARIQDFEPWQLLYYIWNTRFRNSNGEEVFFDAGGSAPGLYNIINWQPTSKGTFKFVKVGVYDSTAPKGKDLIVDQSAILWNGGQLQIPQSMCSEPCSPGYRKIVQEGKPLCCFMCVLCSLGEISNQTDSTECWKCPENYWPDERKQKCIEKSVEFLSYTEPLGIILAVTSVVTAVIPAVILVIFIKYRHTHIVKANNWQLSFLLLVSLVFCCLCSLIFIGHPRDVTCLVRQVAFGIIFALCISCVLAKTIMVVIAFKATKPDSSLKYWVRXQLSNAIVITSTSIQVIICILWLSISPPFLHKNKNFQIGSIILECNEGSATAFWCMLGYIGFLASLSLVVAFLTRKLPDSFNEAKFITFSMLVFVSVWLSFIPAYLSTRGKQMVAVEVFAILSSSTGLMTCIFLPKCHIILFRPDMNTKEYLLRRTVGSKKVK, from the exons ATGGCTACACTTCTAGGGGTTTATAAGTTCCCCCAG ATCAGTTATGCCTCATCTGTAGCCACTCTGAGTGATAAGACTCGCTTCCCTTCCTTCTTGAGGACCATGCCCAGCGATGACTACCAGGCTTTTGGTCTTACCAGGCTGGTGATCCGATTTGGGTGGACCTGGGTTGGGATTGTGACCGAAGACAGTGAGTATGGGTGGCACGGCACTCAGATTTTGATAAAGGGACTAGAAGAGGCTGGAGTCTGCATCGAGTTCCTCACAGCCCTGCCCACTTTCCTTTCCAAGCAGAAGACTGACCAAATAGTGAAGAAGATTGAGAACTCTACAGCAAGGGTTATTGTAATATTCGCCACTTTTCGTAGCCTAACTCCCGTCATGAAGGGAATCTCCAGAAAGAATATCACAGGGCACACCTGGATAGCAAATGACGGATGGGCCACCTACAGAAAATTTTCTGGGGAAGCATTTTTGAGAACCTGCGAGGGAGTCCTGGGATTTACTGGCCGAACAGGTTACATGCAAGGCTTCAGGGAACATCTCAGTCACCTTCACCCTACAAAGACCCCTGACGACATTTTCCTTAGAACTTTCTGGGAGACGACATTTAGCTGCAAGTGGCCAACTCATAGCAATCAAACAGGAAGTGATGGGGCAAACAGAGGCATGATCAAATTCTGTGCAGGAAATGAGAGCCTACATGAATTAAACATCTCTTTTTTGGATATGAGCAGTTTAATCACCGGTTATAACACATACAATGCCTTGTATAGCATCATGTATGCCTTGCGTAACTTGAGTCTCTGTCAACCAGGGCAAGGGCCCTTCAAGAATGGATCATGCGCAAGAATCCAGGATTTTGAACCATGGCAG CTTCTGTATTACATATGGAACACCCGTTTTAGGAACAGCAATGGAGAAGAGGTGTTTTTCGATGCTGGTGGAAGTGCACCTGGGCTTTACAATATCATCAACTGGCAGCCTACCTCTAAGGGCACCTTCAAGTTTGTGAAGGTCGGTGTCTATGACTCAACAGCCCCCAAAGGAAAGGATCTCATTGTAGATCAGAGCGCCATCTTATGGAATGGAGGGCAATTACAG ATCCCTCAGTCTATGTGCAGTGAACCTTGCTCTCCAGGATACAGGAAGATTGTTCAGGAAGGAAAACCTCTTTGCTGCTTCATGTGTGTCCTCTGTTCATTAGGAGAGATTTCTAACCAAACTG ACTCCACTGAGTGCTGGAAATGCCCTGAGAACTACTGGCCCGATGAGAGAAAGCAGAAATGCATTGAGAAATCAGTTGAGTTCCTATCCTATACAGAACCATTGGGAATCATACTAGCAGTAACATCTGTAGTCACAGCTGTGATCCCAGCAGTCATCCTGGTGATCTTCATCAAGTATCGGCATACTCACATCGTCAAAGCCAACAACTGGCAGCTCAGCTTTCTCCTACTGGTCTCCTTAGTTTTCTGTTGCCTCTGCTCA CTCATCTTCATTGGCCATCCCAGGGATGTGACCTGCTTAGTCAGGCAAGTGGCATTTGGCATCATATTTGCTCTCTGTATCTCTTGCGTCTTGGCTAAAACCATCATGGTGGTCATCGCCTTCAAAGCCACCAAGCCTGACAGTAGTCTAAAGTACTGGGTAA CACAGCTAAGCAATGCCATTGTCATCACTTCCACATCCATTCAGGTCATCATCTGTATTCTTTGGCTATCCATATCACCTCCTttcttacataagaacaaaaACTTCCAGATCGGTTCAATAATTCTCGAATGCAATGAAGGCTCAGCCACAGCCTTTTGGTGCATGCTGGGATATATAGGGTTCCTGGCCAGTTTGAGTTTAGTTGTGGCTTTCCTGACCAGGAAACTGCCTGACAGCTTTAACGAGGCCAAGTTCATCACTTTCAGCATGCTTGTCTTTGTTAGCGTTTGGTTGTCCTTCATTCCAGCCTACCTGAGCACCCGCGGAAAACAAATGGTGGCTGTTGAGGTCTTTGCTATCCTGTCTTCCAGCACTGGATTAATGACCTGCATATTCCTGCCTAAGTGCCATATAATCTTATTCAGACCAGATATGAACACGAAGGAATACCTCTTGAGAAGAACAGTCGGCAGCAAGAAAGTGAAGTGA